A single Natrinema pellirubrum DSM 15624 DNA region contains:
- a CDS encoding carboxymuconolactone decarboxylase family protein — translation MARVPLLEADDLPEEYRYLFTENDVGDAHIFQAMANAPELLQWYMRYSTRLWDVLPAREREVVILAAARALEHEYEWHQHVRLGREAGVTDAEITAISEGDLAALSDRDAALVTYARSVALGDPRDGDHDRLGEYYDVETVVGVAMLVAHYVATARVLDAFDVATEEAFVGWRP, via the coding sequence ATGGCCCGGGTGCCGCTGCTCGAGGCCGACGACCTCCCCGAGGAGTACCGCTATCTGTTCACCGAGAACGACGTGGGCGACGCCCACATCTTCCAGGCGATGGCCAACGCTCCGGAACTGCTACAGTGGTACATGCGCTACTCGACGCGGCTCTGGGACGTCCTGCCGGCGCGTGAACGCGAGGTGGTCATCCTGGCGGCCGCCCGCGCCCTCGAACACGAGTACGAGTGGCACCAGCACGTTCGGCTGGGCCGCGAGGCCGGCGTGACGGACGCCGAGATCACCGCCATCAGTGAGGGTGATCTCGCGGCGCTTTCGGACCGCGACGCGGCGCTGGTCACCTACGCCCGCAGCGTCGCCCTTGGCGATCCCCGCGACGGCGACCACGACCGGCTCGGCGAGTACTACGACGTCGAGACCGTCGTCGGCGTCGCCATGCTCGTGGCCCACTACGTCGCGACGGCCCGGGTGCTGGACGCGTTCGACGTCGCGACCGAGGAGGCGTTCGTCGGCTGGCGGCCCTGA
- a CDS encoding MaoC family dehydratase, whose amino-acid sequence MRYYEDIEVGETREFGEYHVTKEEVLEFAGQYDPQPFHTDEAAAEDSAFGELVASGWHTAAMCMRMLVDGPIQDRASMGARGVDELRWKRPVKPGDTLSVRTEIVDKRVSESDPTRGYVDSKLEGINQDGDVVISWIGLGMIARRPDDAEE is encoded by the coding sequence ATGCGCTACTACGAGGACATCGAGGTCGGGGAGACCCGCGAGTTCGGCGAGTACCACGTGACCAAAGAAGAGGTACTCGAGTTCGCCGGACAGTACGACCCGCAACCGTTCCACACCGACGAGGCGGCCGCCGAGGACTCCGCGTTCGGCGAACTGGTCGCCTCGGGCTGGCACACCGCCGCGATGTGCATGCGGATGCTCGTCGACGGGCCGATCCAGGACCGCGCCAGCATGGGCGCTCGCGGCGTCGACGAACTCCGGTGGAAACGACCGGTCAAGCCCGGGGACACCCTCTCGGTCCGGACCGAGATCGTCGACAAACGCGTCTCCGAGAGCGATCCGACTCGCGGCTACGTCGACAGCAAACTCGAGGGGATCAACCAGGACGGCGACGTAGTCATCTCCTGGATCGGCCTGGGGATGATCGCCCGTCGACCGGACGACGCGGAGGAGTGA
- a CDS encoding NAD-dependent epimerase/dehydratase family protein, whose product MTLDDRTVLVTGGSGFIGSNLANHLAADNDVTVVDDQYLGTPENLDEDVDFVDASVLEDDLPTDVDVVFHLAALSSYAMHEEDPTTGARVNVEGFVNVVEQARQDGCDTVVYASTSSIYGSRTEPSPEDMDVGVDTGYEASKLARERYGEYFANHYDMSMAGMRFFSVYQGYGGAEEHKGEYANVIAQFADDIANGESPVLYGDGTQTRDFTHVSDIVRGLEGAAAAELDGIYNLGTGEAYDFETVVEMINDELGTDVEPEYVENPIPEDVYVHDTCADASKIREAIGWEPQIDFEEGIRRVCAQYTDE is encoded by the coding sequence ATGACTCTGGACGATCGGACCGTTCTCGTCACCGGAGGGTCGGGATTCATCGGCTCGAACCTGGCGAACCACCTCGCTGCGGACAACGACGTGACAGTCGTCGACGACCAGTATCTGGGCACGCCGGAAAACCTCGATGAAGACGTCGACTTCGTCGACGCGAGCGTCCTCGAGGACGACCTGCCGACCGATGTCGACGTCGTCTTCCACCTCGCGGCGCTGTCGTCCTATGCGATGCACGAGGAGGACCCAACCACGGGCGCTCGCGTGAACGTCGAGGGCTTCGTCAACGTGGTCGAGCAGGCGCGACAGGACGGCTGTGACACGGTCGTCTATGCCTCCACGTCGTCGATCTACGGCAGCCGTACCGAACCCTCGCCCGAGGACATGGACGTGGGCGTCGACACCGGCTACGAGGCCTCGAAGCTCGCCCGCGAGCGCTACGGCGAGTACTTCGCGAACCACTACGACATGTCGATGGCCGGCATGCGCTTTTTCTCGGTGTATCAGGGCTACGGCGGCGCGGAGGAACACAAGGGCGAGTACGCTAACGTGATCGCGCAGTTCGCCGACGACATCGCAAACGGCGAGTCGCCGGTCCTGTACGGCGACGGCACCCAGACGCGGGACTTCACCCACGTCTCCGACATCGTCCGCGGGCTCGAGGGCGCGGCGGCGGCCGAACTCGACGGGATCTACAACCTCGGGACCGGCGAGGCCTACGACTTCGAGACGGTCGTCGAAATGATCAACGACGAACTGGGGACTGACGTCGAGCCCGAGTACGTCGAGAACCCTATCCCCGAGGATGTCTACGTCCACGACACCTGCGCCGACGCCTCGAAGATCCGCGAAGCGATCGGCTGGGAACCGCAGATCGATTTCGAGGAGGGGATTCGGCGGGTGTGTGCGCAGTACACCGACGAGTGA
- a CDS encoding MFS transporter — MSLLSNPYRRRWIGWGLLVASFFLVSLHRSSTAVLSGELMRAFDTTATSLGLLHSSFFYLYAAFQVPAGLLTDRYGSRAIAATGTAVMSAGAVAFGLASTYPVAFGGRVLVGLGASVLFVAALRFCANWFRPDEFGTMTGATFSVGILGGLAATTPLAVAVSRLGWRGSMVGLGAFGLAAAVGILLVSHDSPADAGLEPIDDVPDRPDVTDAATLKRYVSDAVREPETWLLGIMLFFMTGIGITIFGLWGIPYLVQTHGISVTEASVYLLVGNVGGMIGPTAFGWLSDRWGQRTGLIVFSTVVFGLTWTVFAVFGTVPLLLVGAIFLFSRVLRGGVPLAFTVIKERHPEGASGTVIGIVNTMGWVGAAVFPVVLGAALDAYWTGDTVNGTRVYTEFGYRVAFAIAAAAGLLAAACAILLHVRTRAERPLESGADVEQPAG; from the coding sequence GTGAGCCTGCTTTCGAACCCGTATCGACGGCGCTGGATCGGCTGGGGACTGCTCGTGGCGTCGTTCTTCCTCGTCAGCCTCCACCGGTCGTCGACCGCGGTTCTCTCGGGGGAGCTGATGCGTGCGTTCGACACGACGGCGACGAGCCTCGGACTGCTGCATTCCTCGTTTTTCTACCTGTACGCGGCGTTTCAGGTGCCCGCGGGACTGTTGACGGACCGGTACGGATCGCGGGCGATCGCTGCAACGGGGACTGCCGTGATGAGCGCCGGCGCGGTCGCGTTCGGGCTGGCGTCGACCTATCCGGTCGCGTTCGGCGGCCGCGTGCTGGTCGGGCTGGGGGCCAGCGTCCTCTTCGTCGCGGCGCTGCGGTTCTGTGCGAACTGGTTCCGACCCGACGAGTTCGGTACGATGACTGGCGCGACGTTCAGCGTCGGCATTCTGGGCGGCCTCGCGGCGACGACGCCGCTCGCGGTCGCCGTCTCGCGGCTCGGCTGGCGGGGGTCGATGGTCGGGCTCGGTGCGTTCGGCCTCGCGGCCGCGGTCGGCATCCTCCTCGTCTCCCACGACTCGCCGGCCGACGCCGGCCTCGAGCCGATCGACGACGTGCCGGATCGGCCGGACGTGACCGACGCCGCGACGCTCAAGCGGTACGTCTCGGACGCGGTTCGCGAACCGGAAACGTGGCTGCTGGGGATCATGCTTTTTTTCATGACCGGGATCGGGATCACGATCTTCGGCCTGTGGGGGATCCCCTATCTCGTCCAGACTCACGGGATCTCCGTGACGGAGGCGTCGGTCTACCTGCTGGTGGGCAACGTCGGCGGCATGATCGGGCCGACGGCCTTCGGCTGGCTCTCGGACCGATGGGGACAGCGAACCGGCCTCATCGTCTTCTCGACGGTCGTCTTCGGGCTGACCTGGACGGTCTTCGCCGTCTTCGGGACCGTCCCCCTGTTGCTCGTCGGCGCGATCTTCCTCTTCTCTCGCGTCCTGCGTGGCGGCGTGCCGCTCGCTTTCACCGTCATCAAGGAACGCCACCCGGAGGGGGCCAGCGGGACCGTGATCGGCATCGTCAACACGATGGGCTGGGTCGGCGCGGCCGTCTTCCCGGTCGTCCTCGGGGCCGCCCTCGACGCCTACTGGACCGGCGACACCGTCAACGGCACCCGCGTCTACACCGAGTTCGGCTACCGGGTCGCGTTCGCCATCGCGGCCGCTGCGGGGTTGCTCGCCGCGGCCTGTGCGATCCTGCTTCACGTCCGGACGCGGGCGGAACGGCCCCTCGAGTCCGGCGCTGACGTCGAGCAGCCGGCCGGGTGA